A region of the Polaribacter sp. L3A8 genome:
TTTCTGGTTGTAAATTGTATTTTTCTACTAACTCGTTGTATTGTTTAATTTTATCGTGAGCACCTAAATAAATATCTTTAATTCCTAAATTTGCTAAACGAGTTCTTACTCCTTCGTTTTTTCCTCCAGAAATTATACAGACATTTAAGCCTTTATCTACGGCAGTTTTTAAAGCATAACCATCTTTAATATTCATGTGTCTTACCAATTCTCCGTCTGGCATTATGGTAACCATTCCATTGGTTAATACTCCGTCTACATCAAAAATTAGTGTATTTATTTTTGGTAATAATTGCTTGTAACTAATATCCATATTTATATTTTGTAAAACTTCTAGACTATTTTAGAAGTGTCTTATTTTGTTTAAAAAAATTAATCAATTGAATTTTGAATTGATTTTGTAATGATTTTATAGATTTCTTGTTGCTCTTTATTCAGCAAATCTAAATGATTTTTAATTGTTTTACTGTCCTTTCTAATTGCGGGCCCCGTTTGCGCTTTTTTTGGTGATAAAGAAGCTATTTTAGATGCTGTTTCATTAATTAAAGGATGTAAAATTTCGAAAGGGACATTGTGTTCAGTGCAAATGTCGTTCCCAATTTTGTAAAGGTGGTTGGTAAAGTTGTTTACAAAAACAGCGGCAACATGCAATGCTTTTCTTTGTTCAGAATCTACTTTGTACGTTTTTTTTCCTATTGATTTGGCAACTTCATCAAGTAGTTCTTGGTCTTTTTTATTGGTAGCTTCTAAACAAAAAGGAATGTCATTAAAATTGACTTCTTTTCCTTTAGAGAAAGTCTGTAACATATAAAAAACTCCTTTGTTGTTTTCGTTTTTTAGCTCACTTATAGAGCATCCACCGGAGGTGTGTACCACAAATTTGTTGTTTATTTTTGATGAAACTTCTGCAATTGCATCATCAGAAACAGCAATAATTGTTAGATCTGCACTTGGTATATTCTTTAAATTTCTAGAACTAATTTGCGTAACTGTAATTGTATCAGCCTTTAAAAAAGCAGTGTATAAATGTGTTGCAACATTTCCGTTTCCGACAAGTAATACAGATATCATAAAACGAAGATATTGATTTTTTTAGTGGATTGCACAAGGAATTACTAAATTAGCAATCATAAAATGATAGAAATGAAAGAATCTAAAAAACTAGGAATAAATACTACCTGTGTTCACGTAGGAGAAGTAAAAGATGAACAGTTTAAAGGAGCAGTTTCTCCCATATATACTGCTACTTCTTATGCTTTTGATGGTGTTGATGTTAAACGTTATCCACGTTATTTTAACACACCAAACCAAGAAATGTTACACAAGAAAATTGCTGCCTTAGAAAAAACAGAAGATGCTTTAATTTTTGGTTCTGGAATGGCTGCTATTTCTGCAGCATTATTTGCTTTTTTACAAAAAGGAGATCATGTTGTAATACAGCAAGTAATTTATGGAGGAACTTATAATTTTATAGTTTCAGAATTTGATAAATTCGGAATAGAATATTCGTTTACAGAATCTGATAAAGTAGAAGATTTTAAACCTTTGATTAAAGAAAATACGAAGGTTTTATATATAGAGACGCCTTCTAATCCGTTATTAGGTATTACAGATATGAAAGCAATTGCTGCTTTGGCAAAAGAAAATGGTATACTAACAATGATAGATAATACGTTTGCATCACCTATTAATCAAAATCCTATAGATTTCGGAATTGATATTATGTTGCATTCTGCTACTAAATATATGGGCGGTCATTCTGATATTTCTGCAGGTGCAATTGCTGCGACTAAAGAACATATTGAGAAAATTTGGAAAACGGCTATTAATTTTGGTGGAAATCTAAGTGATCAAACCGTTTGGTTGTTAGAAAGAAGTTTAAAAACACTGAATTTACGTGTAAAAGAACAGACTAAAAACGCCCAAAAAATGGCTGAGTTCTTAGAAAATAACACTGATATTGATAGGGTTTATTATCCCGGATTAAAAAGCCATCCTCAGTACGAATTGGCAAAAAAACAAATGAAAGGTTTTGGAGCAATGATGTCTTTTGAGTTATCTAAAGGAATTGATGCAATGAAATTTCAGAATTATTTACAATTGATAAAACCGTCTATGAGTTTAGCTGGTTTAGAAAGTACCACAGTAAGTCCGGTACAAACAACACATGCTTTGTTAAGTGAAGAAGAACGTTTAGAAAGAGGAATTAAAGATGGTTTAATTCGTTTTTCTGTAGGTATAGAAGAATCAGAAGATTTAATTGAAGATATTTTACAAGCAATAAAAAAAGCAAAGAGTTAAAACTCTTTGCTTTTTAAAATGAAAATTTGTTAGATTTTTACATGTGATCTAATTTGTGGTGTTCGTCAATTAATGGACCACCTTCAATAATGTGTTCTGATGCTTCATTTGCAAATTTCTCAAAGTTTAAGTGGAAGAAGTGTGCTAAGTGAATTGCTTTACTAATGTATGCACTTTTGTTTACCCAAGTATTCATTGGGTTTAACATTTCTGTAGGTACATTAGGACAGTATTTTGGCATAAATAATCCGAAAATTGGGTGTTGTTCAAACTCGATGTTATCTAAACTTCCGTTTAAAATTTCGGTAATCATTGCTCTAGTGTATTTTAATTTAATACGAGAACCAGTTCCGTAAGGACCTCCAGACCAACCTGTGTTAATTAACCAAACATTTACACCAGCTTCTGTCATTTTTTTACTTAGCATTTCTGCATATTTAGTAGGGTGTAATGGCATAAATGGTTCTCCAAAACAAGCAGAGAATGATGGTACAGGTTCTGTAATACCAGCTTCTGTTCCTGCAACTTTTGCAGTATATCCAGAAATAAAGTGGTAAGCAGCTTGTCCTGGTGTTAATTTAGATACCGGAGGCAATACACCAAAAGCATCTGCTGTTAAAAAGAAAATATTTTTAGGGTTGCTTGCGTAAGAAGGTTTTGCAATGTTGTCTATATGATAAATTGGGTAACTTACACGAGTGTTTTGTGTAATTGTGCTATCCATATAATCAACGTTTCCTTCTTTGTCAAATACTACATTTTCTAATAAAGCGCCTGGTTTAATTGCTCTAAAGATATCTGGTTCTTTTTCTTCTGATAAATCAATTACTTTAGCGTAACAACCACCTTCAAAGTTAAATATATTGTTTTCTGCTGTCCATCCATGCTCATCATCACCAATTAATTTTCTTTTAGGATCTGCAGATAAAGTTGTTTTTCCTGTTCCAGATAATCCAAAGAAAATAGCAGTATCTCCATCTTCACCAACATTTGCAGAACAGTGCATTGGTAATACATTTCTTTCTATAGGTAATACTAAGTTTAATGCAGAAAAGATACCTTTTTTAATTTCTCCTGTATAAGCAGAACCACCAATTAAAGCAATTTTGTCTGTAAAGTTAATAATAGAAAAGTTTCCTTGACGAATTCCGTATGCTTTTGGATCATCACAAACATAACCAGGAGCACATAATACCAACCATTCTTCATCAAAATTAGCTAATTCTTCTTCAGAAGGTCTTAAGAACATGTTAAATACAAATGAACTAGACCATGGAAATTCTGTAACCGTTCTAATATCTGTTTTATAAGTTGGGTCTGCACACACATAACCATCTCTTACATATAATTCTCTATTAGATAAGTAGTCTACTACGTTTGCTTTTAATTTATCGAAATTTTCTTGAGAAACTGGTTTGTTGGTTTTTCCCCACCAAACTTTGTCTGCAGTATATTCATCTTTAACAATAAATCTATCTTGTGGAGATCTTCCTGTAAACTTACCAGTATTAATAGCTAAAGTCCCGTTTTTGGTTTCTTTACCCATTCCTTTTTCAATAGTGATTTTTTTAAGCTCTTCTGGAGATAAATTCCATTGTACAGTTACGTTTTTAAGTCCGTAAGTTTCCATATTTCTGTTGGTTTCCATAATCTAAATTTATAGTTATTAATTAATGTGTATTACAATTGCCAAATTATTGACGTTTATATTATTGTTTTTTAATACTGTAAAATTACTCACATTATACAGTTTGTTTTATGACATATGTCATACCAGTACCCCACAGTAAATTTTTATGATAATCCTAATAAAAAGAGGCCAACTTTATATAAAGTTAAATACGAAAACGTAATAGAAATAATTTCTTATTAAGTTTCTTTAAAAATTGATTATTTTTGATGATTCATTTTATTTTTTTATTGTAGAATAATTAGTAAAATGATGAATTTGTTGTCTATTTTAATGGCAATGGAATGATTTTTATAATAAAAACTGATAAAATATTAATTTATCTTAAATAAGTACATTATATATGAAACTAGATATTTTGGCTTTTGGAGCTCATCCAGATGATGTAGAATTAGGTTGTGGAGCTACTATTGCAAAAGAAATTTCTTTAGGAAAAAAGGTTGGGATTGTAGATCTAACCAGAGGTGAATTAGGGACTCGAGGTTCTGCTGATTTACGAGATATTGAGGCGGCAAATTCTGCTGAAATTTTAGGCGTTTCAGTACGTGAAAACCTTCGTTTTTCTGATGGATTTTTTGTAAACGATAAAGAACATCAATTAGAAGTTATTAAAATGATACGAAAGTATCAGCCAGAAATTGTTTTGTGCAATGCTGTTGATGATCGTCATATAGATCATCCAAAAGGAAGTCGTTTGGTTTCTGATGCGTGTTTTTTAAGTGGATTGTTAAAAATTGAAACAGAGATAGAAGGGGAGTTGCAAGAAAAGTGGAGACCAAAGTTGGTATATCATTATATACAATGGAAAAATCTTGAGCCAGATTTTGTCATTGACGTCTCTGGTTTTATGGATATTAAAAAGAAATCTGTATTAGCTTACACTTCTCAGTTCTATGATCCAACCAGTAATGAGCCAGAAACACCTATTACGAGTAAGAATTTTACAGACAGTGTAGATTATAGAGCAAAAGACTTAGGAAGACTGATTGGGGTGGATTTTGCAGAAGGCTTTATTTCAGAACGTTACGTTGCTGTTGAAAATTTAAGTAAATTAATTTGATATTTTATTTTTTAGAAACAGAAAAAGTTTTTATATTTGCAGCCGCAATTATATGGTGGTTGTAGCTCAGTTGGTTAGAGTATCGGTTTGTGGTACCGAGTGTCGCGGGTTCGAGTCCCGTCTTCCACCCAAAAAAAAAGCTTCTTAGAAATAAGAAGCTTTTTTTGTTTCTATATTTTAGAACAAAATAAAACCATCTAAAAAATTAATTTTAGATGGTTTTGTTGTTATTTATAAGTCCCCCGACTTATAAATAACAACAAAACAATTTTAATAACTTTAAATTATTGATTACCGTTGGTTTGTGGTATTGCATTCGATGAAATACAAAAAGATATCGTTTAAAAGAGATATCGTTTTTGATAAACGGTTAAAAAGAACTTAAAATTGCTAAAACCTCATTTCTCTTTCTTACAGAAACAGGAATATTGGAGTTATCGGTAAGCATAAGGTAACCTCCATCAGATTTTATAAACTCCTTAATATATTTTGTGTTTACTAAATGACTTTGGTGAACTCTTAAAAAACCAACTTCTTTTAACATATCTGCATAATGTTTCAGGGTTTTAGAAACTAATATTTTAGATGTATCTTTAAAAAAGAAGGTAGTGTAGTTGTTGTCAGATTTACAGTGAATGATATTTTCAATATTTACCACAATTATTTTTTGTGAAGTATGTAAAGATATTTTAGTTGGCTTATTATTTGGAGACGTTACAGCTTCTTGTAAAACATTTAGTTGTTGTTTGTCTGGCTGAATTTGATTTTGTGCTTTTTCTATGGAAGTAGCTAAATCCTCATCAGAATATGGTTTTAAAATATAATCGATTGCAGCAAACTTAAAGGCTTTTATAGCAAAAGCATCACTAGCGGTTACAAAGATAATTTTCGATTTTAAATCAGGAAAAATCTCTAAAATATCAAATCCAGTTCCATCGCCTAGCATAATATCTAAAAACAATACATCTGGTTGTTGTTTGCGTAATAATTTAGCAGCTTCTACAACAGATTTAGCTTTCCCTATGATTTTTATATCAGGATGGTTATTAGTAATATCATTTTCTAACATTTCTAATGCTACAGGAATATCGTCTACTAAAATTGCCGTTAGTTCTTTCATATTATGCTTCTTCAACTAATTTAAAAATGGTTATTTCTGGTCTCACATTTAATCTTACTTGATGTAAATTTCCGAGAGCTCTATTAATATATAAGGTTCTACCATCATATAAATCAAATTCTCCAGCAGCGTATCTTTTGTTTTTTACAGGGAGAATAGGAGGGTTTAAAAACGGCGGTTTTACTTGTCCGCCATGTGTGTGTCCAGACAAAATCCAACCTTTATAATTATTCCAAACATTTAAATCACATACATCTGGGTTGTGGCATAGAACAAGATTTGCTTTCTCTGCATCGTACTTGTTCATTATTTTTACGGGATTAAAATTAGAACTCCAATAATCATCAATTCCTAATATATTTAAACCACTAAAACTAACCTCTTCATTTCTTAAAATTGTAATATTTTTTTTATCTAAAATGTTAGAAATTCTATTGGCAACATCTGGTTCTAGCCAATTAACACCATAATCATGATTACCTAAAACACCTGCGGTTCCTAATTTTCCGTTTACAGCATGTTCAAATACTTTTTCTAATTGATCAAACTGTTCTGGGGTTTCGTAAGAAACAAAATCTCCAGTATAAACTACAAAATCTGGTTTATAAAGGCGAGCTTTTTTAAAAGAATCGATGATGTATTTATAATCAAATTTATTCCCCACATGAATGTCACTAATTTGCATCAATGTTTTGCCTATTAAGTTTTTTGGTAAATTTTTAATAGGCATTTTTACATGTACAAATTCCAACCAAAATGGTTCTACTTGCCAGGAATAAAGGCCTCCAACAATACTTGCGCCAACTCCTGTTAATAAAGTGTTTTTTATAAACGTCCTTCTTTTCATATTTTTAATAATCGGTTTTTAAAGGAATCTTAAAACTTACTTTAGTTCCTTTTATTTCCTTTTGTTCTTTTATTTCTTCGATAGAAAATGAATTGTATTTTGTTAAATGCTGAATACGTTCTTTTGTAACTTCTAACGCTATAGATTGATGATTTGTATTTGTCTTTTCTTTTTTTGATTGATGAAAACCGATCCCATTATCTTCTATAGTAAAATGTAAGAAACTATTTCTAACTTCAAAAATAAGTTTAATTTTTGCATCTGCTTTATTCGGTTGAAAAGCGTGTTTTATACAGTTTTCTATAAAAGGTTGAATTAACATAGGCGGAATTAAAATCTCTTCGGAATCTATATTGTTTAAAGTAGTTTCAATATGATATTCAAAAGATATCGAATTCATTTTTTGTTCTAAATCTAAATAGTTTTTTAAGGTTTCAAGTTCATCTTTCAAGCTAATCTCTTCTAAACGAGAATTATTTAAAACACTTCTTAAAAGGATAGAAAACTGAGAAATAGTTTTATTTAATTCTTTAAAATCGCCAGCATTACCAAGTGCTTTTATTCCGTTTAAAACATTAAAAATAAAATGCGGATTCATTTGTAATTGCAACGCTTTATGCTCTAAAGTTAATAGCTGATTTTTTACTTTTAAGGTATCTAGTTTTTGCTGATTTTTTTTATTGATCTTTCTAATATATAATTCTACAATTGCGGCTAATAGTAAACATAGAATTGCGATACATAAAATGATAAACCATGCTTTTTGGTAAATGGGAGTTTCTATAAAAAAAGAAAAGGATACTTTTTTACTAAGTAAATTTCTTTCTTTAGACTGAATTGTAAATTGATAATTACCTGCTTTTAAATTTGCAAAATCAACTTTATTTAGATTGCTCCAAGGCGTAAAATCATTATTTAGTTGATAGCGGTATTGTATGTTTTTTGGGTTCCTTAAATCGACCGTTTTAAAAATAAATGAAATGTTATTCTCATTAGGTTTTAAGGCTAATTTTTTAATATTTAATGAATCTATTAATTTATAGTTAACCGAAACACTTTCAATAAAAACACGAGGTTCAATATTTTTTATTGTAGCATCGTATTTGTATAAACCTTTATTTGAACTTGCAACCCAAATAGTGTTTTGTTGGTCTTTAATTACGGTTTTTATATCACTAGAAATTGGCGAGTTGTATTTGTTTATTTTTCTTTTAAAAGTGTAATTGTTTGCGTCTAGAATTTCTATTCCATTTCCTTTGAACGTAATCCAAATTTCATCGTTTATTCTTTTTAAAGATGTTGTGTTTTTAGAAGTAAGTATGTTTTTAACGATAGAAGTACCTTCAATAACTTTTAACCCATTTAATAAAGTGCTTGCTATTATTTTATCATTATGTATTAAAAAAGAAGTAAAATTCTCATTAGAAATTTTAGTTACTTTCTTTGGTTGATATAACTTATCAATATGCCACAATCCTTTTATAGAAGCAACATAAAAAGTGTTTTTAAAATATACAATGTCATTAATAATAGAAAAATCTATGTGAGTATTTATTTTTAAAGGCTGAATATAATCTCCTCTTAATTCTGATACTCCTTGTACAGTTGCTAGAATTATTTGATTTTGTATCTTTTTAATTTTAAGGATTTCTTTACTCTCAAAAAAGGTAGATTTTTGATTCTGAAGGATTAAAAGTCCGTTTTTTAAACCCACATAAATTTTGTTGTTTTCGATAAGAATACAATTCGCTTTTTCTTGTGTGTGGTTGATGAAATTTACACCGTCAAACTTAGAATATCCTTTATCTGTTGCCAACCATAAATAACCAATTTTATCTTGAGCAATATCATTTATTATAGTTGTTGGTAATCCGTCAGAAATAGAAAAATTTTGAAGATTTTTTTCTTGAGAATGTGTCGCGTTTATCAGAAAAAAAACAAGAAATAATATTAAAATTTTTAGATTTTTCCCTGTTTCTCTTTTAGAATAACCTAGTGAATATAAAATTTCTAAAAATATTTCCATGATAACAAACTTACTAATTAAAACGTCATTACAACTTTTTTTATGTTGTGTAATGACGTTTAATACCAAATGAATTTTAAAATGATTGATAATAAATTTGAATTATTTTTTTTTAATATGCAATAGAAAATCTAATTATAGCCTTAGTTACGGTTCTATTTTATATTAAAATATTAAGGAAAAAGAAACGAATTTAATCGGTTATTTTGATGTTTATTTGGTATAAGTTACAATTTCCATTTCAAATTACTTCATCGCATACAAGCGTTTGTTATTGGTGTCTGGTTCTATGTGTTCTAAGTCTCCGTAAGGCTTAATTAAAGGTTTTAGCACTACCAAGCCAGATGTTCTTCCTCTAATTACTAAAGTACTGTTTTTTACACTCCAGTTCCATCTATATTTTTCTAACGGAATGTTATGTGCATTCATTTCTACCATTAGTTCTTCATTTTGTTCAATCCAATCCATCACTTCTTCTTGAGAGTTAAAAATTGGCATTTCATCATCTGTATTATGATAACCAAATTCCCATTTAACTGGTATAGAAAACTGTTTTGTATAGGCTTCTCCTACATATCTTTCTTCTTCATTATTTAATGCATCATACCAATTAATATCTTTTTCTTCCGGATATTTTCTAGCGATTTCTTTAGATAAATCTATTTTTCCTGGCGAGTTTGCTGTTGGATAAAAAACATAATAAGGTTGTGCTAAGTAGTAGTTAGAGAATTTTCCGCCAAACACAGTATAATAAGGCGATGCAATAACTTTTGGTAATTTTTTAGCAGATAAAGCACTTTTTAGAGTTTCTAAAAGTGGGGCGTTTTCGACTAAACCAGAAGCATGAAACACTATTTTTGTGTTATTATTTACCACATCTTTAAGTGTTGGTAAAGTGCCTTTTGATATGCTTCTTTTTAAGGTTTCTGTGGTAATTTTGTCTCCTCTAACAACTGTTTCTAAATTCATCCCTTTATAAGGATTGCTTTTATTTACAATATGGACATCGCCATAAGGATGTTTATTTGCGTTTTTATTTAACCACACAATAATTTCCTCTAAAGAATATTGTCCGTCAATTACTTTTACTCCTTTTTCTTGAAAATAAGTGCGTGCATTCGAATAAAAATTTTCATTGCCTTTATCGAAACCTGCAATAAATACAATTGGTTTTCTAGCAACAATAGCTATCGCTGTTTCATTGTTAACGGAAATATTATTGTCTGCTATAGCAATTGTATCTTTCTTTATTTCGTTGTTATCACAACTGATAAAAGGGCTACTTAATAGGATTAAACCTGCTACAAATACGGATGTTTTTAAGATAGTTTTCATAATTTCTACTTTTTTAAGTGTTAATACATTGTAAAAGTAGTGGCGAAGTTGACTTAAATT
Encoded here:
- a CDS encoding LytR/AlgR family response regulator transcription factor, which encodes MKELTAILVDDIPVALEMLENDITNNHPDIKIIGKAKSVVEAAKLLRKQQPDVLFLDIMLGDGTGFDILEIFPDLKSKIIFVTASDAFAIKAFKFAAIDYILKPYSDEDLATSIEKAQNQIQPDKQQLNVLQEAVTSPNNKPTKISLHTSQKIIVVNIENIIHCKSDNNYTTFFFKDTSKILVSKTLKHYADMLKEVGFLRVHQSHLVNTKYIKEFIKSDGGYLMLTDNSNIPVSVRKRNEVLAILSSF
- the bshB1 gene encoding bacillithiol biosynthesis deacetylase BshB1 yields the protein MKLDILAFGAHPDDVELGCGATIAKEISLGKKVGIVDLTRGELGTRGSADLRDIEAANSAEILGVSVRENLRFSDGFFVNDKEHQLEVIKMIRKYQPEIVLCNAVDDRHIDHPKGSRLVSDACFLSGLLKIETEIEGELQEKWRPKLVYHYIQWKNLEPDFVIDVSGFMDIKKKSVLAYTSQFYDPTSNEPETPITSKNFTDSVDYRAKDLGRLIGVDFAEGFISERYVAVENLSKLI
- a CDS encoding KdsC family phosphatase; translated protein: MDISYKQLLPKINTLIFDVDGVLTNGMVTIMPDGELVRHMNIKDGYALKTAVDKGLNVCIISGGKNEGVRTRLANLGIKDIYLGAHDKIKQYNELVEKYNLQPENVLYMGDDIPDYPVMELVGMPCCPNDAAPEIQGVSKYISYKKGGEGCVRDVIEQILRVQGKWENNFSAKYD
- the pckA gene encoding phosphoenolpyruvate carboxykinase (ATP), which translates into the protein METNRNMETYGLKNVTVQWNLSPEELKKITIEKGMGKETKNGTLAINTGKFTGRSPQDRFIVKDEYTADKVWWGKTNKPVSQENFDKLKANVVDYLSNRELYVRDGYVCADPTYKTDIRTVTEFPWSSSFVFNMFLRPSEEELANFDEEWLVLCAPGYVCDDPKAYGIRQGNFSIINFTDKIALIGGSAYTGEIKKGIFSALNLVLPIERNVLPMHCSANVGEDGDTAIFFGLSGTGKTTLSADPKRKLIGDDEHGWTAENNIFNFEGGCYAKVIDLSEEKEPDIFRAIKPGALLENVVFDKEGNVDYMDSTITQNTRVSYPIYHIDNIAKPSYASNPKNIFFLTADAFGVLPPVSKLTPGQAAYHFISGYTAKVAGTEAGITEPVPSFSACFGEPFMPLHPTKYAEMLSKKMTEAGVNVWLINTGWSGGPYGTGSRIKLKYTRAMITEILNGSLDNIEFEQHPIFGLFMPKYCPNVPTEMLNPMNTWVNKSAYISKAIHLAHFFHLNFEKFANEASEHIIEGGPLIDEHHKLDHM
- a CDS encoding sensor histidine kinase translates to MEIFLEILYSLGYSKRETGKNLKILILFLVFFLINATHSQEKNLQNFSISDGLPTTIINDIAQDKIGYLWLATDKGYSKFDGVNFINHTQEKANCILIENNKIYVGLKNGLLILQNQKSTFFESKEILKIKKIQNQIILATVQGVSELRGDYIQPLKINTHIDFSIINDIVYFKNTFYVASIKGLWHIDKLYQPKKVTKISNENFTSFLIHNDKIIASTLLNGLKVIEGTSIVKNILTSKNTTSLKRINDEIWITFKGNGIEILDANNYTFKRKINKYNSPISSDIKTVIKDQQNTIWVASSNKGLYKYDATIKNIEPRVFIESVSVNYKLIDSLNIKKLALKPNENNISFIFKTVDLRNPKNIQYRYQLNNDFTPWSNLNKVDFANLKAGNYQFTIQSKERNLLSKKVSFSFFIETPIYQKAWFIILCIAILCLLLAAIVELYIRKINKKNQQKLDTLKVKNQLLTLEHKALQLQMNPHFIFNVLNGIKALGNAGDFKELNKTISQFSILLRSVLNNSRLEEISLKDELETLKNYLDLEQKMNSISFEYHIETTLNNIDSEEILIPPMLIQPFIENCIKHAFQPNKADAKIKLIFEVRNSFLHFTIEDNGIGFHQSKKEKTNTNHQSIALEVTKERIQHLTKYNSFSIEEIKEQKEIKGTKVSFKIPLKTDY
- a CDS encoding metallophosphoesterase, translating into MKRRTFIKNTLLTGVGASIVGGLYSWQVEPFWLEFVHVKMPIKNLPKNLIGKTLMQISDIHVGNKFDYKYIIDSFKKARLYKPDFVVYTGDFVSYETPEQFDQLEKVFEHAVNGKLGTAGVLGNHDYGVNWLEPDVANRISNILDKKNITILRNEEVSFSGLNILGIDDYWSSNFNPVKIMNKYDAEKANLVLCHNPDVCDLNVWNNYKGWILSGHTHGGQVKPPFLNPPILPVKNKRYAAGEFDLYDGRTLYINRALGNLHQVRLNVRPEITIFKLVEEA
- a CDS encoding trans-sulfuration enzyme family protein, with product MKESKKLGINTTCVHVGEVKDEQFKGAVSPIYTATSYAFDGVDVKRYPRYFNTPNQEMLHKKIAALEKTEDALIFGSGMAAISAALFAFLQKGDHVVIQQVIYGGTYNFIVSEFDKFGIEYSFTESDKVEDFKPLIKENTKVLYIETPSNPLLGITDMKAIAALAKENGILTMIDNTFASPINQNPIDFGIDIMLHSATKYMGGHSDISAGAIAATKEHIEKIWKTAINFGGNLSDQTVWLLERSLKTLNLRVKEQTKNAQKMAEFLENNTDIDRVYYPGLKSHPQYELAKKQMKGFGAMMSFELSKGIDAMKFQNYLQLIKPSMSLAGLESTTVSPVQTTHALLSEEERLERGIKDGLIRFSVGIEESEDLIEDILQAIKKAKS
- a CDS encoding Rossmann-like and DUF2520 domain-containing protein, with the protein product MISVLLVGNGNVATHLYTAFLKADTITVTQISSRNLKNIPSADLTIIAVSDDAIAEVSSKINNKFVVHTSGGCSISELKNENNKGVFYMLQTFSKGKEVNFNDIPFCLEATNKKDQELLDEVAKSIGKKTYKVDSEQRKALHVAAVFVNNFTNHLYKIGNDICTEHNVPFEILHPLINETASKIASLSPKKAQTGPAIRKDSKTIKNHLDLLNKEQQEIYKIITKSIQNSID